A window of Streptomyces sp. DG1A-41 contains these coding sequences:
- a CDS encoding putative baseplate assembly protein → MTGTTTTSRRAKVRAAQLNGVDAVEVSDDGLLLTVTFLGKAPHGLGPENVRIDGGRRITGITAVDVSVEREEDPELDDRLYVTLDKAGDTSRYRLSLVETDPYGRPGTEPYRGFDQRYHSATFSFRPDCPTPFDCKDDDQPEPDFPAAPVIDYTARDYDTIRKLLLDRLALTTPDWVERNPADLGMPLVELLAYTGDQISYQQDAVATEAYLDTARRRVSVRRHVRLIDYAMHDGCNARAYVTVRTADDRTLAPGTFRFASVDVRSLDPHDRPEPGTVIDESELGDLDERGSVEVFEPVVAADPLQLRVAHNAIRLWTWGGEVCTLPKGATAATLRDAWVDPETCRERRLDLRPGDVIVLEEVKGPRTGTPGDADPSHRQAVRLTSVTPGLDRIEDQPVLEVTWAPEDALRFPLCLTTRGGRDCLPVEDVTLARGNVVLVDHGRTLHGLPETFTVPQAPAVVAPCDPPAFGCRDTEEGNAPARLINALTDKTRSGLALVPDDVRELFEVVGERATTRAGLGLESAGQRHEQVVPGTAYAQTAALRILLAQSVYPGIAPRFRPVLGRTPVTQAVPFPDPGTVAAGQAERIASIPGRIRQRLVELWRSARDRDGLGEQEIAELAVVYGLNVLERFELRRHPVRALRELLYRSDQLLDTKLRRVEVLAARARAGTVLDGHIAWEIAHSWGPAYAAGLHPEETVLRGSATAALAQDPRRALPAVRVHGDDETWEPRRDLLDSGPRERHFVGELEDDGRMALRFGDGRHGARPAPGSRLALRYRLGGGTAGNVGAEAINHLVVQTGCEAPAVTVRNPLPAAGGTRPEPVEQVRQLAPLDLRRTRLRAVTAEDYAALAGELPGVQRAAAELRWTGSVQEAHIAIDAYGTAAPSRDLLDSVAQALETYRRIGHDLVVGPARLVPLDIALTVCAEPGHQHGQILAELYRVLGSGRLPGGRLGFFHPDALTFGEPVRLSRLVAVAAAVPGVQSVEVTRLRRLYGQDRGEREDGVLRLGPLEIATCDNDPDRPENGLLAISLGGAR, encoded by the coding sequence ATGACCGGTACGACCACCACCTCCCGCCGGGCCAAGGTCCGCGCCGCCCAGCTCAACGGCGTCGACGCCGTCGAGGTGAGTGACGACGGCCTGCTGCTCACCGTCACCTTCCTCGGCAAGGCCCCGCACGGCCTCGGCCCCGAGAACGTCCGCATCGACGGCGGCCGGCGCATCACCGGCATCACCGCCGTCGACGTCAGCGTCGAACGCGAGGAGGACCCCGAGCTCGACGACCGGCTCTACGTCACCCTCGACAAGGCCGGCGACACCTCCCGCTACCGGCTCTCCCTCGTCGAGACCGACCCGTACGGACGGCCCGGCACCGAGCCCTACCGAGGCTTCGACCAGCGCTACCACAGCGCCACGTTCTCCTTCCGGCCCGACTGCCCGACCCCCTTCGACTGCAAGGACGACGACCAGCCGGAGCCGGACTTCCCCGCCGCGCCCGTCATCGACTACACGGCCCGCGACTACGACACCATCCGCAAGCTGCTCCTGGACCGGCTCGCGCTCACCACCCCCGACTGGGTCGAGCGCAACCCCGCCGACCTGGGCATGCCCCTCGTCGAACTCCTCGCGTACACCGGCGACCAGATCAGCTACCAGCAGGACGCGGTCGCCACCGAGGCCTACCTCGACACCGCCCGCCGCCGTGTCTCCGTACGCCGCCACGTCCGGCTCATCGACTACGCGATGCACGACGGCTGCAATGCCCGCGCCTACGTCACCGTCCGCACCGCGGACGACCGCACGCTCGCCCCGGGCACCTTCCGCTTCGCCTCCGTCGACGTGCGCAGCCTCGACCCGCACGACCGCCCCGAGCCGGGCACCGTCATCGACGAGAGCGAACTCGGCGACCTCGACGAGCGGGGCTCGGTGGAGGTCTTCGAACCGGTCGTCGCCGCCGACCCGCTTCAGCTGCGGGTCGCGCACAACGCGATCCGGCTGTGGACCTGGGGCGGCGAGGTGTGCACCCTGCCGAAGGGCGCCACCGCCGCCACCCTGCGGGACGCCTGGGTGGACCCGGAGACCTGCCGCGAGCGCCGTCTCGACCTCAGGCCCGGCGACGTCATCGTCCTGGAGGAGGTGAAGGGCCCGCGCACCGGCACCCCCGGCGACGCCGACCCCAGCCACCGTCAGGCCGTCCGCCTCACCTCCGTCACCCCCGGCCTGGACCGGATCGAGGACCAGCCCGTCCTGGAGGTCACCTGGGCCCCCGAGGACGCGCTGCGTTTCCCGCTCTGCCTCACCACGCGCGGCGGACGCGACTGCCTGCCCGTCGAGGACGTCACGCTCGCCCGCGGCAACGTCGTCCTCGTCGACCACGGCCGGACCCTTCACGGGCTGCCCGAGACGTTCACCGTCCCGCAGGCCCCCGCCGTCGTCGCCCCCTGCGACCCTCCCGCCTTCGGCTGCCGGGACACCGAGGAGGGCAACGCGCCCGCGCGGCTGATCAACGCCCTGACGGACAAGACCCGGTCGGGCCTGGCGCTCGTCCCCGACGACGTCCGCGAACTCTTCGAGGTCGTCGGCGAGCGCGCCACAACACGCGCCGGCCTCGGCCTGGAGAGCGCCGGGCAGCGGCACGAACAGGTCGTGCCCGGCACGGCGTACGCCCAGACCGCCGCGCTGCGCATCCTGCTCGCCCAGTCGGTCTACCCGGGCATCGCGCCCCGCTTCCGCCCGGTCCTCGGCCGTACGCCCGTCACCCAGGCGGTGCCCTTCCCCGACCCCGGGACCGTCGCCGCCGGGCAGGCCGAGCGGATCGCGTCCATCCCGGGCCGGATCCGGCAGCGGCTGGTCGAACTGTGGCGCAGCGCCCGCGACCGGGACGGGCTCGGCGAGCAGGAGATCGCCGAACTCGCCGTGGTCTACGGCCTGAACGTGCTGGAACGCTTCGAACTGCGCCGCCACCCGGTCCGCGCCCTGCGCGAACTGCTGTACCGCAGCGACCAGTTGCTCGACACCAAGCTGCGCCGCGTCGAGGTCCTCGCCGCCCGGGCCCGCGCGGGCACGGTCCTCGACGGGCACATCGCCTGGGAGATCGCGCACAGCTGGGGCCCGGCCTACGCGGCCGGCCTCCACCCCGAGGAGACGGTGCTGCGCGGCTCGGCGACCGCCGCCCTGGCCCAGGACCCGCGCCGGGCGCTGCCCGCCGTACGCGTCCACGGCGACGACGAGACCTGGGAGCCGCGCCGCGACCTGCTCGACAGCGGTCCGCGCGAGCGGCATTTCGTGGGCGAACTGGAGGACGACGGTCGTATGGCCCTGCGCTTCGGCGACGGCCGGCACGGCGCCAGGCCCGCGCCCGGCTCCCGTCTGGCGCTGCGCTACCGACTCGGCGGCGGCACCGCCGGAAACGTCGGTGCCGAGGCCATCAACCACCTTGTCGTGCAAACCGGTTGTGAAGCGCCGGCCGTCACCGTGCGCAACCCCCTGCCCGCGGCCGGCGGCACCCGGCCCGAACCCGTCGAGCAGGTACGCCAGCTCGCCCCGCTCGACCTGCGCCGCACCCGGCTGCGGGCCGTGACCGCCGAGGATTATGCGGCCCTCGCGGGTGAACTGCCGGGCGTACAGCGGGCGGCGGCCGAACTCCGCTGGACGGGCAGCGTCCAGGAAGCGCACATCGCGATCGACGCGTACGGCACCGCTGCCCCGTCGCGGGACCTGCTCGACTCGGTCGCCCAGGCCCTTGAGACGTACCGGCGCATCGGCCACGACCTCGTCGTGGGCCCCGCCCGACTGGTGCCGCTCGACATCGCGCTGACCGTCTGCGCCGAGCCGGGCCACCAGCACGGGCAGATCCTGGCCGAGCTGTACCGCGTGCTCGGCAGCGGACGGCTGCCGGGCGGACGGCTCGGCTTCTTCCACCCCGACGCGCTCACCTTCGGCGAACCGGTCCGGCTCAGCCGCCTGGTCGCCGTCGCCGCGGCCGTGCCCGGAGTGCAGAGCGTCGAGGTCACCCGGCTGCGGCGGCTGTACGGACAGGACCGAGGAGAGAGGGAGGACGGCGTGCTGCGGCTCGGCCCGCTGGAGATCGCCACCTGCGACAACGACCCGGACCGGCCGGAGAACGGCCTGCTGGCGATATCCCTGGGAGGTGCCCGATGA
- a CDS encoding GPW/gp25 family protein, translating into MSRRTSQRPRSDIAFPFHADRRGRTAHATHGEHVHDLIEQLLFTSPGERVMRPDFGCGLLDLVFAPTSPELVSTLELSVQASLQRWLGDLIDVEALDVVSEDNVVRVYLSYVLRADGASRDDVFEGRVTA; encoded by the coding sequence ATGAGCCGCCGAACCAGCCAACGCCCGCGCAGCGATATCGCGTTCCCCTTCCACGCCGACCGCCGGGGTCGTACCGCGCACGCCACCCACGGCGAGCACGTCCACGACCTCATCGAACAGCTGCTGTTCACCAGCCCGGGCGAGCGCGTGATGCGCCCCGACTTCGGCTGCGGGCTCCTCGACCTGGTCTTCGCGCCGACCAGCCCGGAACTCGTCAGCACCCTCGAACTCTCCGTCCAGGCCTCGCTCCAGCGCTGGCTCGGCGATCTCATCGACGTGGAGGCCCTCGACGTGGTCAGCGAGGACAACGTCGTCCGTGTGTACCTGTCGTACGTCCTACGCGCCGACGGCGCCTCGCGCGACGACGTCTTCGAAGGGAGGGTCACGGCATGA
- a CDS encoding phage baseplate assembly protein V has protein sequence MAAPSNRYLGKFRGRVVDNNDPLHIGRITVEVPDVLGDEPSTWALPCLPFTGPQAGQFVVPAPGAGVWVEFEQGDPSFPVWTGCWYGEQGELPPDARRLVQPASQAKPVVVQTPEAHKIVMSDPPGPDQGILLQAQGGAYIRITKETIVISNGLGAEVILRGNQVDVNEGQLTIASKR, from the coding sequence ATGGCGGCACCCAGCAATCGCTACCTCGGCAAATTCCGCGGCCGAGTCGTGGACAACAACGATCCGCTGCACATCGGCCGGATCACCGTCGAGGTACCCGACGTCCTGGGTGACGAGCCGTCGACCTGGGCGCTGCCCTGTCTGCCGTTCACCGGACCACAGGCGGGCCAGTTCGTGGTGCCGGCGCCCGGGGCCGGTGTGTGGGTCGAGTTCGAGCAGGGCGATCCCAGCTTCCCGGTGTGGACGGGATGCTGGTACGGGGAACAGGGCGAGCTGCCGCCCGACGCCCGCCGTCTCGTGCAGCCCGCCTCGCAGGCCAAGCCCGTCGTGGTGCAGACACCCGAGGCGCACAAGATCGTGATGAGCGACCCGCCGGGCCCCGATCAGGGGATTCTGCTGCAGGCCCAGGGCGGGGCGTACATCCGCATCACCAAGGAAACCATCGTGATCTCCAACGGCCTCGGCGCGGAGGTCATCCTGCGCGGAAACCAAGTGGACGTGAACGAGGGCCAGTTGACCATCGCGTCCAAGCGATAA
- a CDS encoding DUF4157 domain-containing protein has product MTTSASQDSQAAEQAAAERRRKRKERAAKNRASEPKNIVSGAGQPLDAGVRRELEEQLGHDLGSVRLHTDRDAGALTGMLGADAVAVGQDIFFGEGQYQPGTQQGRALLAHELLHTIQHPVASGTLAAGRDLGQVSAPHEAAERAAEDTAQAVARGEQAPEVAPEASTPAWMRYTTVHADRNRLEHLDPATLVDRLANTVIRSLRTDPTDSAQRVRASLAPLSEELQERVLDRLEHRLLTSEHDFVVDLVTEIDEDGQAESEATARQRGLLAPEVEEDTAEDVQAEREREQEAAQEEQRRTERTGPAPGPEKQSVDGAGDTAPAAGSTPENTGGTVPQGGTPGADAGKAEDDKESDPRTGGDASSPKGDGEQPTSPAAQSEQKSGQQQGSQDATFGGNAGAQASGKQDAKSGAEKSGQQGQQQAKGDKGKQGGGKDGDRAGAKQAEEKGKKEAGQEEAAGPRADAEEEAAKARESAAAAEAAKKDEPGRDEGTPTDTGKDDGFPGRASMLDGARAQDQEGEEEREESPGQGGDSEVEVGGGEQSAWDIKLRPEDFLPEQDLDVSSVPTSDQIDESAGNSAPPTPSFSAPPPTRAEKVQAQRQQEDEEDAEREAAAEKDDPGTDDSPPVPGAEEEEAAEQSRRTESELDPEEKNEPKPAPGVASKDPKQGDDPKAGPAAAEANVQEAKDRSKETGGDTAEKAAKEEKGTPAAGGPGDKSSGGGEKGSAQARSDTSAAASPSDTGTKGAEGEKAASDEGATGAAKAEESPGPQESKGPKDQGGSGTSEGSTSGGGTTDFGSSADTGATPTSGSTSSQSSDSGNYGSNTASSGSRTESRSSSRTEKPGPRAQEARTEQPKEQAPQPESKAESGADAGGGADSGSRATPAPTRGGGGGGGASKGGSTGGGKASAAKAKKASKAAPDLSGGSPEEGLSAASNLKPHQAVEAMDSVGGAVDKDVGKEHKQLASKPPAMDRPSGAPKTLHGKPDAEEAAQYNQDKAQRAEDAKDEKAEVKGEKQPEGKIEAEEMEEPDFFDQVGMMVGYAIGGIGDWLGFDVTAEDLAAQFAGMPTKDEAMKEAQNGTAPGVDMQGQADDKATEQGGNTDDKSQEAAETGADDAGRKMGEDQVYPDAPKERLEGKVPAEQGGKSRVGGGGASTGAVPPEAASEVAEHERKPQFKKALSDGRQDMGKGREKKTQDTRTSQEKHKRQVDKEVQSNTKEQTGKREGVLTDVDKQRSDWTAEQDDELKKLGTKKSDREKKIRDDVKKEEEDTDKDVDKQKETSDKEVKDKGDKAEEDAEKKKDENVNDSKGWLSKTLEWIKEKFIELRDKVVQIIKDAREAIVEALKNFKETVEGWINAAREGIVEMIKQFIEDLIEFVVSLVEAIIEIGRRIRKFITDLINAALAFVTQLAAALKQIMKDLLESIAKLLSDILNVLKKMLLDVLKACKDALKAVLDFATKFIAAFGEFMMILVDILSDPGGWLSGAKNSAYDGAKNHLFNEVKSAVKQWFNDKVKEITGLTEAVWNKLMKGGWTLEKIAKEVWDAIVPQLPFIIGEIVITKVLAKLIPGAGWGAAILEAIQAAIGSLGEIIKAVGALITWLKSVRQGGAGVLFAKAIAAGVVVLLEMAYELLLSGIGKYVSKVGQRLKGVAANLGKDKGGGTDKGKDGQGGDEGAPSSTPPKTQTSTTPPDRKSQDAPGKPKDKDGPTKPTDKDGPGKPKDQAPPAKPKDQAGPSKPTDKDAPAKPKDKDTQAPSPKPTKPKGPTNKNDKTEGKNSTPSNKSTTPTPPTSKDKNGNPKNENKDDKKDTQPTPSPKSTTPKRDKTDGPDSTKKDTTKDDKSKGQGPDSNKDKTDSDGSGKKDTDTSNKKGTDGSSKKDKTDSDGGKKDGYGSGKKDADGKNKSDGTSRPRPGKDGPGRPKSKAEKDKKKEDEEESKDDRLPKIVARIRPKLHRTMEHGVPQSSYLALLEAYQLYYRLRGLEPVGGDPFTVVASLKSSLPVLGGDYSEPRSQPHAYNNPPGAPPPANDLPQPRLPRFNSSRASTISAEFLSRKRTPMGSPPGGANPPGWAYITNPANNLRGNDSGAWLRAHLLPDRLGGENSNNNLVPARRGVNKDLERGVEMPAWRANKNKPVWYESRVKFGNSGPIADIPTYIRSTYGRYEKEHGKTGKKRSHWKRLSAASTGKTVGLDIKPPQQDEKGKFYINTYGDTEISKWLNVSKGLAKHIREERDAQFGREFSGMYHFILEMRKRQASKGPRSLPQLQLAIDRLKMLNRAGMIGWDKLHKDK; this is encoded by the coding sequence ATGACGACCTCCGCCTCCCAGGACTCCCAGGCGGCCGAGCAGGCCGCCGCCGAGCGCCGCCGCAAACGCAAGGAGCGCGCGGCGAAGAACCGCGCGTCCGAGCCGAAGAACATCGTCAGCGGAGCCGGGCAGCCACTGGACGCCGGTGTGCGCCGGGAGCTGGAGGAGCAGCTCGGCCACGATTTGGGCTCCGTACGCCTGCACACCGACCGCGACGCGGGTGCTCTCACCGGCATGCTGGGTGCGGACGCGGTGGCGGTGGGCCAGGACATCTTCTTCGGTGAGGGCCAGTACCAGCCGGGCACGCAGCAGGGCCGCGCCCTGCTCGCGCACGAGCTGCTGCACACGATCCAACACCCTGTCGCCAGCGGCACGTTGGCCGCCGGCCGCGACCTGGGCCAGGTCAGCGCGCCGCACGAGGCGGCCGAGCGCGCCGCCGAGGACACCGCCCAGGCCGTGGCGCGCGGCGAGCAGGCACCCGAGGTCGCCCCGGAGGCCAGCACTCCGGCGTGGATGCGCTACACCACCGTCCACGCCGACCGCAATCGACTGGAGCACCTCGACCCCGCCACGCTGGTCGACCGCCTCGCCAACACGGTCATCCGGTCGCTCCGTACCGACCCGACGGACAGCGCGCAGCGCGTGCGCGCCTCCCTGGCCCCGCTCTCGGAGGAGCTTCAGGAGCGCGTACTGGATCGCCTGGAGCACCGGCTCCTCACCTCCGAGCACGACTTCGTGGTGGACCTGGTCACGGAGATCGACGAGGACGGCCAGGCGGAGAGCGAGGCCACCGCCCGGCAGCGCGGCCTGCTCGCTCCGGAGGTCGAGGAGGACACCGCCGAGGACGTACAGGCGGAGCGGGAGAGGGAGCAGGAGGCCGCCCAGGAGGAGCAGCGGCGCACCGAGCGGACGGGGCCCGCTCCCGGCCCGGAGAAGCAGTCCGTGGACGGGGCCGGGGACACCGCTCCGGCCGCGGGCAGTACGCCGGAGAACACGGGCGGCACCGTCCCGCAGGGCGGCACTCCGGGCGCGGACGCAGGGAAGGCCGAGGACGACAAGGAGTCCGACCCGCGGACCGGTGGGGACGCCTCCAGCCCCAAGGGGGACGGGGAGCAGCCCACTTCGCCCGCCGCGCAGTCGGAGCAGAAGTCGGGGCAGCAGCAGGGGTCCCAGGATGCCACGTTCGGCGGGAACGCCGGAGCGCAGGCGTCCGGGAAGCAGGACGCGAAGTCCGGCGCGGAGAAGAGCGGACAGCAGGGGCAGCAGCAGGCCAAAGGGGACAAGGGGAAGCAGGGCGGCGGGAAGGACGGCGACCGCGCCGGGGCGAAGCAGGCCGAGGAGAAGGGCAAGAAGGAAGCCGGCCAGGAGGAGGCGGCGGGCCCGCGCGCCGACGCCGAGGAGGAGGCCGCCAAGGCCCGCGAGAGCGCCGCCGCGGCCGAGGCGGCCAAGAAGGACGAGCCGGGCCGCGACGAGGGCACCCCCACGGACACGGGGAAGGACGACGGGTTCCCCGGCCGTGCCAGCATGCTGGACGGGGCCCGCGCCCAGGACCAGGAGGGCGAGGAGGAGCGGGAGGAGTCCCCCGGCCAGGGCGGCGACTCCGAGGTGGAGGTCGGCGGCGGGGAGCAGAGCGCCTGGGACATCAAACTCAGGCCGGAGGACTTCCTTCCCGAGCAGGACCTCGACGTGTCGAGCGTGCCGACCTCCGACCAGATCGACGAGTCCGCCGGGAACTCCGCCCCGCCCACTCCCTCCTTCTCTGCCCCGCCGCCGACCAGGGCCGAAAAGGTGCAGGCACAGCGTCAGCAGGAGGACGAAGAGGACGCCGAGCGCGAGGCGGCGGCGGAGAAGGACGACCCGGGCACCGACGACTCCCCGCCCGTGCCGGGCGCCGAGGAGGAGGAGGCGGCGGAGCAGTCGCGTCGTACGGAGAGCGAGCTCGACCCCGAGGAGAAGAACGAGCCGAAGCCCGCCCCGGGCGTCGCCTCCAAGGACCCCAAACAGGGCGACGATCCCAAGGCGGGCCCGGCCGCGGCCGAGGCCAACGTTCAGGAGGCCAAGGACCGTTCGAAGGAGACGGGCGGCGATACGGCCGAGAAGGCTGCCAAGGAGGAGAAGGGCACGCCCGCCGCGGGTGGCCCCGGCGACAAGTCCTCGGGCGGCGGCGAGAAGGGCTCCGCGCAGGCCCGTTCCGACACCTCGGCCGCCGCGTCCCCGTCGGACACGGGCACGAAGGGAGCCGAGGGGGAGAAGGCGGCTTCCGACGAGGGCGCCACGGGAGCGGCGAAGGCCGAGGAGTCCCCCGGTCCGCAGGAGTCGAAGGGGCCCAAGGACCAGGGCGGGAGCGGCACTTCGGAGGGGTCCACGTCCGGTGGCGGCACGACCGACTTCGGCAGCTCGGCCGATACCGGTGCGACACCGACGTCCGGCTCGACTTCCAGTCAGTCTTCGGACAGCGGCAACTACGGTTCGAACACGGCGAGTTCAGGCTCGCGTACGGAGTCCCGCTCTTCCTCTCGTACGGAGAAGCCGGGCCCGAGGGCCCAGGAGGCGCGGACGGAGCAGCCGAAGGAGCAGGCTCCGCAGCCGGAGAGCAAGGCGGAAAGCGGGGCCGACGCCGGAGGCGGGGCCGACTCCGGCTCCCGGGCCACTCCCGCGCCAACACGCGGTGGTGGCGGTGGCGGCGGCGCCTCGAAGGGCGGCTCCACGGGTGGGGGCAAGGCCTCCGCGGCCAAGGCGAAGAAGGCGTCCAAGGCGGCGCCGGACCTCTCCGGTGGCTCCCCCGAGGAGGGCCTTTCCGCCGCGTCGAACCTCAAGCCGCACCAGGCCGTGGAGGCGATGGACAGCGTCGGCGGCGCCGTGGACAAGGACGTTGGCAAGGAACACAAGCAGCTGGCGTCCAAGCCGCCCGCCATGGACCGCCCCTCTGGCGCTCCGAAGACCCTCCACGGCAAGCCGGACGCCGAGGAGGCGGCGCAGTACAACCAGGACAAGGCCCAGCGCGCCGAAGACGCCAAGGACGAGAAGGCCGAGGTCAAGGGCGAGAAGCAGCCGGAAGGCAAGATCGAAGCCGAAGAGATGGAGGAGCCCGACTTCTTCGACCAGGTCGGGATGATGGTGGGCTACGCCATCGGCGGGATCGGCGACTGGCTCGGCTTCGATGTGACGGCGGAGGATCTGGCCGCGCAGTTCGCCGGGATGCCCACCAAGGACGAGGCCATGAAGGAGGCGCAGAACGGCACCGCGCCGGGCGTCGACATGCAGGGCCAGGCCGACGACAAGGCCACGGAGCAGGGCGGCAACACCGACGACAAGAGCCAGGAGGCCGCCGAGACCGGCGCCGACGACGCCGGTCGCAAGATGGGCGAGGACCAGGTCTACCCGGACGCGCCGAAGGAACGGCTCGAAGGGAAGGTGCCGGCCGAGCAGGGCGGCAAGTCGCGTGTCGGCGGGGGCGGCGCGAGCACCGGTGCCGTACCGCCTGAAGCGGCCTCGGAAGTGGCCGAGCATGAGCGCAAGCCGCAGTTCAAGAAGGCTCTCAGCGACGGCCGCCAGGACATGGGCAAGGGTCGGGAGAAGAAGACCCAGGACACCCGCACCTCCCAGGAGAAGCACAAGCGGCAGGTCGACAAGGAAGTCCAGTCCAACACCAAGGAGCAGACGGGCAAGCGCGAGGGCGTCCTGACGGACGTGGACAAGCAGCGCTCCGACTGGACGGCCGAGCAGGACGACGAGCTGAAGAAGCTCGGCACGAAGAAGTCCGACCGTGAGAAGAAGATCCGCGACGACGTCAAGAAGGAAGAGGAGGACACCGACAAGGACGTCGACAAGCAGAAGGAGACCAGCGACAAGGAGGTCAAGGACAAGGGCGACAAGGCCGAGGAGGACGCGGAGAAGAAGAAGGACGAGAACGTCAACGACTCCAAGGGCTGGCTGTCCAAGACGCTCGAATGGATCAAAGAGAAGTTCATCGAGCTGCGGGACAAGGTCGTCCAGATCATCAAGGACGCCCGCGAGGCGATCGTCGAGGCCCTGAAGAATTTCAAGGAGACGGTCGAGGGCTGGATCAACGCGGCCCGCGAGGGCATCGTCGAGATGATCAAGCAGTTCATCGAGGACCTGATCGAGTTCGTCGTGTCCTTGGTCGAAGCGATCATCGAAATCGGCCGCCGAATCCGCAAGTTCATCACGGATCTCATCAACGCGGCGCTCGCGTTCGTCACCCAGCTCGCCGCGGCGCTGAAGCAGATCATGAAGGATCTGCTGGAGTCCATCGCGAAGCTTCTCAGCGACATCCTGAACGTCCTGAAGAAGATGCTCCTCGACGTCCTGAAGGCCTGCAAGGACGCGTTGAAGGCGGTCCTCGACTTCGCGACGAAGTTCATCGCCGCTTTCGGCGAGTTCATGATGATCCTCGTCGACATCCTGTCCGACCCCGGCGGCTGGCTGAGCGGCGCGAAGAACTCCGCGTACGACGGCGCGAAGAACCACCTCTTCAACGAGGTCAAGAGCGCCGTGAAGCAGTGGTTCAACGACAAGGTCAAGGAGATCACCGGCCTGACCGAAGCCGTCTGGAACAAGCTCATGAAGGGCGGCTGGACCCTAGAGAAGATCGCCAAGGAGGTGTGGGACGCGATCGTCCCCCAACTCCCCTTCATCATCGGCGAGATCGTCATCACGAAGGTCTTGGCGAAGCTGATCCCCGGCGCCGGCTGGGGCGCGGCCATCCTGGAGGCCATCCAGGCCGCGATCGGCTCACTCGGCGAGATCATCAAAGCCGTCGGTGCCCTCATCACCTGGCTGAAGTCCGTACGCCAGGGCGGCGCGGGCGTCCTCTTCGCCAAGGCGATCGCGGCCGGCGTCGTCGTCCTGCTGGAGATGGCCTACGAGCTGCTCCTCAGCGGCATCGGCAAGTACGTGTCGAAGGTGGGCCAGCGGTTGAAGGGCGTGGCTGCCAATTTGGGCAAGGACAAGGGCGGCGGCACGGACAAGGGGAAGGACGGGCAGGGCGGGGACGAGGGCGCGCCTTCGTCGACACCGCCCAAGACGCAGACGTCCACGACGCCACCGGACAGGAAGTCCCAGGACGCTCCGGGCAAGCCGAAGGACAAGGACGGCCCGACCAAGCCGACGGACAAGGACGGTCCGGGCAAGCCGAAGGACCAGGCCCCTCCCGCCAAGCCCAAGGACCAGGCCGGCCCGAGCAAGCCGACGGACAAGGACGCGCCGGCCAAGCCCAAGGACAAGGACACTCAGGCCCCGTCCCCCAAGCCCACGAAGCCCAAGGGCCCCACGAACAAGAACGACAAGACCGAGGGCAAGAACAGCACCCCGAGCAACAAGTCGACCACGCCGACACCGCCCACGTCCAAGGACAAGAACGGCAACCCCAAGAACGAGAACAAGGACGACAAGAAGGACACCCAGCCGACACCGTCACCGAAGTCCACCACGCCCAAGCGCGACAAGACGGACGGCCCCGACAGCACCAAGAAGGACACCACCAAGGACGACAAGAGCAAGGGCCAGGGGCCCGACAGCAACAAGGACAAAACCGACTCGGACGGGAGCGGCAAGAAAGACACCGACACGTCGAACAAGAAGGGTACGGACGGATCGAGCAAGAAAGACAAGACCGATTCGGACGGGGGCAAGAAGGACGGGTACGGATCAGGGAAGAAGGACGCCGACGGCAAGAACAAGAGCGACGGCACATCACGACCGCGCCCCGGCAAGGACGGCCCGGGCAGGCCCAAGTCCAAGGCGGAAAAGGACAAGAAGAAGGAGGATGAGGAGGAGTCCAAGGACGATCGGCTGCCCAAGATCGTCGCCCGAATCCGGCCCAAGCTGCACCGGACGATGGAGCACGGCGTCCCCCAGTCGTCGTACCTCGCTCTCCTGGAGGCGTATCAGCTCTACTACCGGCTCAGGGGGCTCGAACCCGTCGGAGGAGACCCGTTCACCGTCGTGGCATCCCTGAAGTCCTCTCTCCCCGTGCTGGGTGGCGACTATTCAGAGCCTCGGTCACAGCCGCATGCGTACAACAATCCGCCTGGGGCGCCACCACCGGCCAACGACCTGCCGCAGCCGAGACTCCCCAGGTTCAATTCGAGCCGGGCGAGTACGATCAGCGCGGAGTTCCTCAGCCGTAAGCGAACCCCGATGGGTTCCCCACCCGGAGGTGCGAATCCGCCGGGCTGGGCCTACATAACAAATCCCGCCAACAATCTCCGGGGGAATGACAGCGGGGCTTGGTTGAGGGCGCATCTCCTCCCCGATCGCCTCGGCGGGGAAAACAGCAACAACAATCTCGTTCCCGCCCGCCGCGGGGTGAACAAGGACCTCGAGCGCGGTGTGGAGATGCCCGCTTGGCGCGCCAATAAGAACAAGCCTGTCTGGTACGAGTCCCGGGTGAAGTTCGGCAATTCAGGACCTATCGCGGACATACCGACCTACATACGCTCCACCTACGGCCGGTATGAGAAGGAACACGGAAAGACAGGCAAGAAGCGAAGCCACTGGAAGCGGCTGAGTGCCGCCTCGACCGGCAAGACCGTCGGGCTCGACATCAAACCACCGCAACAGGATGAGAAGGGCAAGTTTTACATCAACACCTACGGGGACACAGAAATCAGCAAATGGCTCAATGTGTCAAAAGGCCTGGCCAAGCATATTCGGGAAGAACGCGATGCACAATTCGGGCGCGAGTTCAGTGGTATGTATCACTTCATATTGGAGATGCGGAAACGGCAGGCGAGTAAGGGGCCAAGGTCGCTGCCGCAACTGCAACTGGCGATTGACCGCCTCAAGATGCTCAACCGGGCCGGGATGATTGGCTGGGACAAACTCCACAAGGATAAGTGA